A section of the Streptomyces xinghaiensis S187 genome encodes:
- a CDS encoding DUF397 domain-containing protein: protein MSSGATELAWFKSSHSGTQGDDCVEVAIAEQAVHVRDSKDTGRPAFTVGREGWGRFVRFASER, encoded by the coding sequence ATGAGCAGCGGTGCGACGGAACTCGCCTGGTTCAAGTCCAGTCACAGCGGCACTCAGGGCGACGACTGCGTGGAGGTTGCGATAGCCGAACAGGCTGTCCACGTCAGGGACTCCAAGGATACGGGCCGCCCGGCCTTCACGGTCGGCCGCGAGGGCTGGGGGCGGTTCGTCCGGTTCGCGTCCGAGCGCTGA
- a CDS encoding helix-turn-helix domain-containing protein: protein MGIVEGEAAGGAAGQGVGGVGMRPAPTEEAAARRGRAGGADGWPDPAGDREREGHPSDSMRTFGAFVQALREHAGLSRADLGIQVRYSKHTVESVELGRRMPDLAFVERADEALGATGALRRAARHLTRGEAGLAAWFRRWARLEREAVSLCTYENRLVPGLLQSEAYARAVFDNSIPLLTDEQTEAQLTSRMERQAMMRERPTVPFSFIVEESVFRRRLGGARVQASMLDHVLELSAPRNVTLQVVPLELEFHGCLDGPVRILETPEGRRLGYSEGQQNGRLISDPKEMSLLCRRCETLRSQALNPKESRDLLERIRGER, encoded by the coding sequence CCCCCACCGAGGAAGCCGCGGCGCGGCGGGGACGGGCCGGAGGTGCCGACGGGTGGCCGGATCCGGCCGGGGACCGGGAGCGGGAGGGGCACCCGTCGGACAGCATGCGCACGTTCGGTGCGTTCGTCCAGGCGCTGCGGGAGCACGCCGGGCTCAGCCGCGCGGATCTGGGGATCCAGGTGCGGTACTCCAAACACACCGTCGAATCGGTGGAGTTGGGGCGCCGGATGCCGGACCTGGCGTTCGTGGAGCGCGCCGACGAAGCCCTTGGCGCCACCGGTGCGCTGCGGAGGGCCGCCCGCCATCTCACCCGGGGCGAGGCGGGTCTCGCCGCGTGGTTCCGGCGGTGGGCGCGGCTGGAACGGGAGGCGGTGAGCCTGTGCACGTACGAGAACCGGCTGGTGCCGGGGCTGTTGCAGTCGGAGGCGTACGCGCGGGCGGTGTTCGACAACAGCATCCCGCTGCTGACGGATGAACAGACGGAAGCTCAGCTCACCTCGCGGATGGAGCGGCAGGCGATGATGCGGGAGCGGCCGACCGTGCCGTTCAGCTTCATCGTGGAGGAGTCGGTGTTCCGGCGCCGGCTGGGTGGCGCGCGGGTGCAGGCGAGCATGCTGGATCACGTGCTGGAGCTCTCCGCGCCGCGCAACGTGACGCTCCAAGTCGTGCCGCTGGAGCTGGAGTTCCACGGGTGCCTGGACGGGCCGGTGCGCATCTTGGAGACCCCGGAGGGGCGGCGACTCGGCTACTCCGAAGGACAGCAGAACGGCCGGCTGATCTCTGACCCGAAAGAGATGAGTCTGCTCTGCCGACGCTGTGAAACACTGCGCTCGCAGGCCCTGAACCCGAAGGAATCCCGGGACCTGCTGGAGCGGATTCGAGGAGAGCGATGA